One part of the Arabidopsis thaliana chromosome 4, partial sequence genome encodes these proteins:
- a CDS encoding P-loop containing nucleoside triphosphate hydrolases superfamily protein: MEQKSVLFSALGVGVGLGIGLASGQSLGKWANGSISAEDGLTGEKIEQELVRQIVDGRESSVTFDEFPYYLSEKTRLLLTSAAYVHLKQSDISKHTRNLAPGSKAILLSGPAEFYQQMLAKALAHYFESKLLLLDITDFSIKIQSKYGCVKKEPSHKRSISELTMDKMSNLMGSISVLSQKEATRGTLRRHTSGNDLHSRGFDVTSQPPRLKRNASAASDMSSISSRSATSVSASSKRSANLCFDERLFLQSLYKVLVSISETNPIIIYLRDVEKLCQSERFYKLFQRLLTKLSGPVLVLGSRLLEPEDDCQEVGEGISALFPYNIEIRPPEDENQLMSWKTRFEDDMKVIQFQDNKNHIAEVLAANDLECDDLGSICHADTMFLSSHIEEIVVSAISYHLMNNKEPEYKNGRLVISSNSLSHGLNILQEGQGCFEDSLKLDTNIDSKVEEGEGITKSESKSETTVPENKNESDTSIPAAKNECPLPPKAPVHEVAPDNEFEKRIRPEVIPANEIGVTFADIGSLDETKESLQELVMLPLRRPDLFKGGLLKPCRGILLFGPPGTGKTMMAKAIANEAGASFINVSMSTITSKWFGEDEKNVRALFTLAAKVSPTIIFVDEVDSMLGQRTRVGEHEAMRKIKNEFMTHWDGLMSNAGDRILVLAATNRPFDLDEAIIRRFERRIMVGLPSVESREKILRTLLSKEKTENLDFQELAQMTDGYSGSDLKNFCTTAAYRPVRELIKQECLKDQERRKREEAEKNSEEGSEAKEEVSEERGITLRPLSMEDMKVAKSQVKLKKD; the protein is encoded by the exons ATGGAGCAGAAGAGCGTGTTGTTTTCCGCGTTAGGGGTTGGTGTTGGGTTAGGGATTGGTCTAGCGTCGGGTCAGAGTTTGGGTAAATGGGCAAACGGGTCTATTTCTGCGGAGGATGGACTAACCGgagaaaagattgagcaaGAGTTGGTTAGGCAGATCGTTGATGGCAGAGAGAGTAGTGTCACTTTCGACGAGTTTCCTTATTACCTAAG TGAGAAAACTCGGCTTTTATTGACAAGTGCAGCTTATGTTCACCTAAAGCAATCTGATATCTCGAAGCACACGCGTAATCTTGCACCTGGAAGTAAGGCCATTCTTCTGTCTGGACCTGCTG AATTCTATCAGCAAATGCTTGCAAAAGCATTGGCTCATTACTTTGAATCGAAATTACTGTTACTAGATATAACCGACTTCTCTATCAAG ATACAGAGCAAGTATGGATGCGTCAAGAAAGAACCT TCTCACAAGAGGTCTATTTCTGAGTTGACAATGGACAAAATGTCTAATTTGATGGGTTCTATCTCTGTGCTCTCCCAAAAGGAAGCTACAAGAG GGACCTTGCGTAGGCACACAAGTGGCAACGATCTTCATTCAAG GGGCTTTGACGTTACAAGTCAGCCTCCACGACTCAAGCGGAATGCTTCTGCTGCTTCTGATATGAGTAGCATATCATCCCGTTCTGCAACTTCTGTTTCAG CTTCAAGCAAACGCAGTGCTAACTTGTGCTTTGATGAGAGACTTTTCCTTCAGTCACTTTACAAG GTCTTGGTTTCGATTTCAGAAACCAATCCTATAATAATATACCTGAGGGATGTTGAGAAGCTTTGTCAGTCAGAAAGGTTCTACAAGTTGTTCCAGAGGCTCTTGACGAAGCTTTCTGGCCCTGTTTTGGTTCTCGGCTCAAGACTATTGGAACCCGAAGATGACTGTCAAGAAGTAGGAGAGGGcatttctgctttgtttcCTTACAACATCGAGATCAGACCGCCAGAGGATGAAAATCAACTCATGAGCTGGAAAACGAGATTTGAAGATGACATGAAAGTGATACAGTTTCAAGACAACAAGAACCACATAGCCGAGGTTCTAGCGGCTAATGATCTTGAGTGTGATGACTTAGGTTCCATATGCCATGCAGATACAATGTTCCTAAGCAGTCACATTGAGGAAATTGTTGTTTCTGCAATCTCCTACCATCTGATGAACAACAAAGAACCCGAATACAAAAACGGGAGGCTTGTAATATCTTCTAATAG CTTGTCCCATGGACTGAATATATTACAGGAAGGTCAAGGATGCTTTGAGGACTCCTTGAAGCTGGACACAAACATCGACTCCAAG GTAGAAGAAGGTGAAGGGATAACAAAGAGCGAGTCAAAATCTGAGACAACTGTtccggaaaacaaaaatgaatcgGATACATCAATCCCGGCAGCAAAAAATGAATGCCCCCTGCCTCCGAAAGCACCTGTACAT GAGGTGGCTCCTGATAATGAATTCGAGAAGCGCATAAGACCAGAGGTTATCCCAGCAAATGAGATTGGTGTGACTTTTGCTGATATAGGTTCACTGGATGAAACCAAAGAATCACTTCAAGAGCTTGTCATGCTTCCTCTTCGTAGGCCTGACCTGTTCAAAGGTGGTCTTCTAAAGCCCTGCAGAGGAATCCTCCTCTTTGGACCACCTGGTACTGGAAAAACTATGATGGCAAAAGCCATTGCGAACGAAGCTGGGGCTAGTTTCATAAATGTGTCGATGTCCACAATCACTTCAAAATGGTttggagaagatgagaagaacgTGAGAGCTTTGTTCACCCTCGCGGCCAAAGTGTCTCCAACTATTATATTTGTGGATGAAGTGGATAGTATGCTGGGACAGAGGACAAGAGTTGGCGAGCATGAAGCTATGAGGAAGATCAAAAATGAGTTCATGACACACTGGGATGGGCTTATGTCAAATGCGGGTGACCGTATTCTCGTTCTTGCAGCAACAAACAGACCATTTGATCTCGATGAAGCTATCATCAGGAGGTTTGAGCGAAG AATCATGGTGGGTCTTCCATCGGTCGAGAGCAGAGAGAAGATCTTGAGAACCTTAttgtcaaaagagaaaacagagaatcttgATTTCCAAGAGCTTGCGCAGATGACAGATGGCTATAGTGGAAGTGATCTCAAG AACTTTTGCACAACAGCAGCATATCGACCAGTGAGGGAGCTGATAAAGCAAGAGTGCTTGAAAGACCAG gagaggaggaagagagaggaagcagagaagaaTAGTGAAGAAGGATctgaagcaaaagaagaagtatcTGAAGAGAGAGGCATAACGTTGAGACCTTTGAGCATGGAAGACATGAAAGTAGCTAAAAGCCAGgtaaagttaaaaaaagattag
- a CDS encoding NADH dehydrogenase ubiquinone 1 alpha subcomplex subunit (BEST Arabidopsis thaliana protein match is: NADH-ubiquinone oxidoreductase-related (TAIR:AT5G52840.1); Has 37 Blast hits to 37 proteins in 15 species: Archae - 0; Bacteria - 0; Metazoa - 2; Fungi - 0; Plants - 33; Viruses - 0; Other Eukaryotes - 2 (source: NCBI BLink).): MFQRVIGRPLLAKVKQTTGIVEVCPEEEDWGVIEKRLACGKVEELIEEASDELTLVGKMIGSLHPNLILAPIPKHVPHHRPGPLPEEFYRTLQAVNSESKTEITATSSSDPQLKE, translated from the exons ATGTTCCAGCGTGTGATCGGTCGGCCATTATTGGCGAAGGTGAAGCAGACGACTGGGATCGTTGAG GTGTGtccggaagaagaagactgggGAGTGATTGAGAAGCGACTTGCTTGTGGTAAAGTCGAGGAGCTCATCGAGGAAGCTAGCGATGAGCTCACTCTCGTTGGCAAAATGATCGGTTCGTTACACcct AATTTGATCCTTGCACCGATACCTAAACATGTTCCGCATCACCGTCCCGGGCCTCTTCCTGAGGAGTTCTACAGAACCCTCCAAGCTGTAAATTCAGAATCCAAAACAGAGATTACAGCTACTAGCTCTAGCGATCCGCAGTTGAAAGAGTGA
- a CDS encoding Tetratricopeptide repeat (TPR)-like superfamily protein (Tetratricopeptide repeat (TPR)-like superfamily protein; CONTAINS InterPro DOMAIN/s: Pentatricopeptide repeat (InterPro:IPR002885); BEST Arabidopsis thaliana protein match is: rna processing factor 2 (TAIR:AT1G62670.1); Has 64686 Blast hits to 15009 proteins in 313 species: Archae - 9; Bacteria - 69; Metazoa - 819; Fungi - 1094; Plants - 60516; Viruses - 0; Other Eukaryotes - 2179 (source: NCBI BLink).), whose amino-acid sequence MRFWTSAAAAEILRRDEHVVRKLLNPRVYSKLVNAFSETETKLRSLCEDSNPQLKNAVSVFQQAVDSGSSLAFAGNNLMAKLVRSRNHELAFSFYRKMLETDTFINFVSLSGLLECYVQMRKTGFAFGVLALMLKRGFAFNVYNHNILLKGLCRNLECGKAVSLLREMRRNSLMPDVFSYNTVIRGFCEGKELEKALELANEMKGSGCSWSLVTWGILIDAFCKAGKMDEAMGFLKEMKFMGLEADLVVYTSLIRGFCDCGELDRGKALFDEVLERGDSPCAITYNTLIRGFCKLGQLKEASEIFEFMIERGVRPNVYTYTGLIDGLCGVGKTKEALQLLNLMIEKDEEPNAVTYNIIINKLCKDGLVADAVEIVELMKKRRTRPDNITYNILLGGLCAKGDLDEASKLLYLMLKDSSYTDPDVISYNALIHGLCKENRLHQALDIYDLLVEKLGAGDRVTTNILLNSTLKAGDVNKAMELWKQISDSKIVRNSDTYTAMIDGFCKTGMLNVAKGLLCKMRVSELQPSVFDYNCLLSSLCKEGSLDQAWRLFEEMQRDNNFPDVVSFNIMIDGSLKAGDIKSAESLLVGMSRAGLSPDLFTYSKLINRFLKLGYLDEAISFFDKMVDSGFEPDAHICDSVLKYCISQGETDKLTELVKKLVDKDIVLDKELTCTVMDYMCNSSANMDLAKRLLRVTDDKEERDK is encoded by the coding sequence ATGAGATTTTGGACATCGGCGGCCGCCGCTGAGATTCTCCGACGTGATGAGCACGTAGTGAGAAAGCTCTTGAACCCTCGTGTGTACTCCAAACTCGTTAATGCATTCTCTGAAACTGAAACCAAATTGAGATCGCTATGTGAGGATTCAAATCCTCAGCTCAAGAATGCGGTTTCAGTTTTCCAACAAGCAGTCGACTCCGGTAGCTCTCTTGCTTTCGCCGGAAATAATCTCATGGCAAAGCTGGTACGCTCTAGAAACCACGAACTAGCATTTTCATTTTACCGCAAGATGCTTGAGACTGATACTTTCATCAATTTCGTGTCGCTGAGTGGGTTGCTTGAATGTTATGTGCAAATGCGTAAGACCGGGTTTGCGTTCGGGGTTCTCGCGTTGATGTTGAAGCGTGGGTTTGCTTTCAATGTGTACAATCACAATATCCTCTTAAAGGGTTTATGTAGGAATCTGGAATGTGGTAAAGCTGTTAGTTTACTGAGAGAAATGAGACGAAATTCTTTGATGCCTGATGTTTTTAGCTACAACACGGTTATTAGAGGCTTCTGCGAGGGAAAAGAGTTAGAGAAAGCATTGGAATTAGCTAATGAAATGAAAGGTAGTGGCTGTTCCTGGAGTTTGGTGACTTGGGGGATTCTGATAGATGCCTTTTGCAAGGCTGGTAAGATGGATGAGGCGATGGGCTTTcttaaagaaatgaaatttatgGGTTTAGAGGCAGATCTTGTTGTGTATACTTCTCTGATTCGAGGGTTTTGTGATTGTGGTGAGTTAGATAGAGGGAAGGCGCTCTTTGATGAGGTTCTGGAAAGAGGAGATTCTCCCTGTGCGATTACATATAACACTCTAATTCGAGGTTTTTGCAAGTTAGGACAGTTGAAAGAAGCCTCAGAGATATTTGAGTTTATGATAGAGCGTGGAGTTCGTCCAAATGTTTACACGTACACGGGTCTAATCGATGGCCTTTGCGGAGTAGGTAAGACTAAGGAAGCCCTGCAACTTTTGAATCTGATGATAGAGAAGGATGAAGAACCGAATGCTGTGACttataacattattattaacaaGCTGTGCAAGGATGGCCTTGTGGCGGATGCTGTAGAAATTGTTGAGTTAATGAAGAAGAGGCGTACAAGACCTGATAACATAACATACAATATTTTACTGGGAGGACTCTGTGCCAAAGGTGACCTAGACGAAGCAAGTAAGCTTCTCTATTTGATGCTGAAAGATAGTAGTTATACGGATCCAGATGTTATATCATATAATGCGTTAATCCACGGGCTGTGCAAGGAAAACCGTCTTCATCAAGCTTTAGATATTTATGATTTGCTGGTTGAGAAATTGGGTGCTGGAGATAGAGTAACCACTAATATATTGCTTAATAGCACTCTCAAGGCTGGAGATGTAAATAAGGCAATGGAACTTTGGAAACAAATATCTGATTCCAAAATTGTTCGAAATTCAGATACCTATACCGCTATGATTGATGGGTTTTGCAAAACTGGCATGCTTAATGTTGCTAAAGGATTGCTTTGCAAAATGAGAGTGTCTGAGCTACAGCCTAGTGTTTTTGACTACAACTGTCTATTGTCATCTTTATGCAAAGAGGGAAGCTTGGACCAGGCATGGAGATTATTTGAGGAAATGCAGCGTGATAACAATTTTCCCGACGTTGTTTCTTTCAATATTATGATTGATGGAAGTCTTAAAGCAGGGGATATTAAGTCTGCAGAGTCACTTCTTGTTGGGATGTCTCGTGCTGGTCTTTCCCCtgatttatttacttattcGAAGTTGATAAATAGGTTCCTGAAACTTGGATATTTAGACGAGGCTATCAGTTTCTTTGACAAAATGGTTGATAGCGGCTTTGAACCGGATGCTCATATTTGTGATTCTGTGTTGAAGTATTGTATTTCACAGGGAGAAACAGACAAGTTGACTGAACTTGTAAAAAAACTGGTGGATAAAGATATTGTCCTGGACAAAGAACTTACGTGTACGGTCATGGATTACATGTGTAACAGCTCAGCAAACATGGATCTTGCAAAGCGGTTGCTAAGAGTGACAgatgataaagaagaaagggaTAAGTAG
- a CDS encoding tRNA-thr(GGU) m(6)t(6)A37 methyltransferase (unknown protein; CONTAINS InterPro DOMAIN/s: Uncharacterised protein family UPF0066 (InterPro:IPR001378); Has 30201 Blast hits to 17322 proteins in 780 species: Archae - 12; Bacteria - 1396; Metazoa - 17338; Fungi - 3422; Plants - 5037; Viruses - 0; Other Eukaryotes - 2996 (source: NCBI BLink).), producing the protein MATSGRSHGSTTAALAFTLAVVSVSAAFSLYRWRRREEDLENRIKEFEKSLGSTLEKSASERKGRVKAQQALREALAQTESHDLHSTIYPMRPIGTIQSCFSTRNGTPRQPLLVSLARACLIFDPALVPPASLEGLEEYSHCWILYVFHLNTDIEKLWRKPSQSKLKAKVRVPRLNGERKGVFATRSPHRPCPIGLTVAKVEEIQKDKVLLSGVDLVDGTPVLDIKPYLPYSDSIQGASVPNWVKEDCSLAVASVTFSDTFSSSITSCWKLIEKKSLYSSADEFRSLITQVLSWDIRSMSQRNKPQDTLDEEIVYHLVLEGLDVSYMIDNESNILVQDVSLPKNLQDVAGS; encoded by the exons ATGGCTACATCAGGACGCTCCCACGGCTCTACCACGGCGGCTTTAGCCTTTACACTCGCCGTAGTATCTGTATCCGCTGCCTTCTCGC TGTATAGATGGCGAAGACGAGAAGAAGATTTGGAGAATAGGATCAAGGAATTTGAGAAGTCTTTGGGATCTACCTTGGAAAAAAGTGCTTCTGAGAGAAAAGGTCGAGTCAAAGCTCAGCag GCTTTACGGGAGGCGTTAGCACAGACTGAGTCACATGATTTACACAGCACAATATACCCGATGCGACCTATTGGCACTATCCAGTCTTGCTTCTCTACTAG GAACGGGACACCGAGGCAGCCATTGCTTGTTTCTCTTGCGAGGGCATGTTTGATCTTTGATCCGGCTTTGGTTCCTCCTGCGTCTCTTGAGGGTCTTGAAGAGTATTCTCATTGCTGGATACTCTATGTGTTTCATCTCAATACTGATATCGAGAAGCTATGGAGAAAACCATCTCAGTCGAAGCTCAAGGCAAAg GTGAGAGTGCCACGGCTAAATGGGGAACGGAAGGGAGTCTTTGCTACGCGGTCCCCTCATCGACCTTGTCCCATTGGCCTCACCGTTGCTAAG GTGGAGGAAATCCAAAAGGATAAGGTTCTCCTCTCTGGTGTCGATCTGGTGGATGGGACT CCGGTGCTCGACATCAAACCATATTTACCATACTCGGACAGTATTCAAGGAGCCTCAGTGCCAAACTGGGTAAAG GAGGACTGCTCATTGGCTGTGGCTTCTGTGACTTTCTCAGATACCTTCTCTTCATCCATCACCAGCTGCTGGAAACTGATA GAAAAGAAGTCTCTATATAGTTCAGCAGATGAGTTTAGGAGCTTGATCACGCAGGTCCTGTCATGGGACATACGATCAATGTCGCAACGGAACAAGCCACAAGATACATTGGATGAGGAAATTGTTTATCACTTGGTTCTGGAGGGACTAGACGTGTCTTACATGATAGATAATGAAAGTAATATTCTCGTTCAGGATGTTTCTCTTCCCAAAAACCTGCAAGATGTTGCAGGAAGCTGA
- a CDS encoding tRNA-thr(GGU) m(6)t(6)A37 methyltransferase produces MRPIGTIQSCFSTRNGTPRQPLLVSLARACLIFDPALVPPASLEGLEEYSHCWILYVFHLNTDIEKLWRKPSQSKLKAKVRVPRLNGERKGVFATRSPHRPCPIGLTVAKVEEIQKDKVLLSGVDLVDGTPVLDIKPYLPYSDSIQGASVPNWVKEDCSLAVASVTFSDTFSSSITSCWKLIEKKSLYSSADEFRSLITQVLSWDIRSMSQRNKPQDTLDEEIVYHLVLEGLDVSYMIDNESNILVQDVSLPKNLQDVAGS; encoded by the exons ATGCGACCTATTGGCACTATCCAGTCTTGCTTCTCTACTAG GAACGGGACACCGAGGCAGCCATTGCTTGTTTCTCTTGCGAGGGCATGTTTGATCTTTGATCCGGCTTTGGTTCCTCCTGCGTCTCTTGAGGGTCTTGAAGAGTATTCTCATTGCTGGATACTCTATGTGTTTCATCTCAATACTGATATCGAGAAGCTATGGAGAAAACCATCTCAGTCGAAGCTCAAGGCAAAg GTGAGAGTGCCACGGCTAAATGGGGAACGGAAGGGAGTCTTTGCTACGCGGTCCCCTCATCGACCTTGTCCCATTGGCCTCACCGTTGCTAAG GTGGAGGAAATCCAAAAGGATAAGGTTCTCCTCTCTGGTGTCGATCTGGTGGATGGGACT CCGGTGCTCGACATCAAACCATATTTACCATACTCGGACAGTATTCAAGGAGCCTCAGTGCCAAACTGGGTAAAG GAGGACTGCTCATTGGCTGTGGCTTCTGTGACTTTCTCAGATACCTTCTCTTCATCCATCACCAGCTGCTGGAAACTGATA GAAAAGAAGTCTCTATATAGTTCAGCAGATGAGTTTAGGAGCTTGATCACGCAGGTCCTGTCATGGGACATACGATCAATGTCGCAACGGAACAAGCCACAAGATACATTGGATGAGGAAATTGTTTATCACTTGGTTCTGGAGGGACTAGACGTGTCTTACATGATAGATAATGAAAGTAATATTCTCGTTCAGGATGTTTCTCTTCCCAAAAACCTGCAAGATGTTGCAGGAAGCTGA
- a CDS encoding tRNA-thr(GGU) m(6)t(6)A37 methyltransferase, translating to MATSGRSHGSTTAALAFTLAVVSVSAAFSLYRWRRREEDLENRIKEFEKSLGSTLEKSASERKGRVKAQQALREALAQTESHDLHSTIYPMRPIGTIQSCFSTRNGTPRQPLLVSLARACLIFDPALVPPASLEGLEEYSHCWILYVFHLNTDIEKLWRKPSQSKLKAKVRVPRLNGERKGVFATRSPHRPCPIGLTVAKVEEIQKDKVLLSGVDLVDGTPVLDIKPYLPYSDSIQGASVPNWVKEDCSLAVASVTFSDTFSSSITSCWKLIVSDF from the exons ATGGCTACATCAGGACGCTCCCACGGCTCTACCACGGCGGCTTTAGCCTTTACACTCGCCGTAGTATCTGTATCCGCTGCCTTCTCGC TGTATAGATGGCGAAGACGAGAAGAAGATTTGGAGAATAGGATCAAGGAATTTGAGAAGTCTTTGGGATCTACCTTGGAAAAAAGTGCTTCTGAGAGAAAAGGTCGAGTCAAAGCTCAGCag GCTTTACGGGAGGCGTTAGCACAGACTGAGTCACATGATTTACACAGCACAATATACCCGATGCGACCTATTGGCACTATCCAGTCTTGCTTCTCTACTAG GAACGGGACACCGAGGCAGCCATTGCTTGTTTCTCTTGCGAGGGCATGTTTGATCTTTGATCCGGCTTTGGTTCCTCCTGCGTCTCTTGAGGGTCTTGAAGAGTATTCTCATTGCTGGATACTCTATGTGTTTCATCTCAATACTGATATCGAGAAGCTATGGAGAAAACCATCTCAGTCGAAGCTCAAGGCAAAg GTGAGAGTGCCACGGCTAAATGGGGAACGGAAGGGAGTCTTTGCTACGCGGTCCCCTCATCGACCTTGTCCCATTGGCCTCACCGTTGCTAAG GTGGAGGAAATCCAAAAGGATAAGGTTCTCCTCTCTGGTGTCGATCTGGTGGATGGGACT CCGGTGCTCGACATCAAACCATATTTACCATACTCGGACAGTATTCAAGGAGCCTCAGTGCCAAACTGGGTAAAG GAGGACTGCTCATTGGCTGTGGCTTCTGTGACTTTCTCAGATACCTTCTCTTCATCCATCACCAGCTGCTGGAAACTGATAGTGAGTGACTTCTGA
- a CDS encoding uncharacterized protein (unknown protein; FUNCTIONS IN: molecular_function unknown; INVOLVED IN: biological_process unknown; LOCATED IN: chloroplast thylakoid membrane; EXPRESSED IN: 23 plant structures; EXPRESSED DURING: 13 growth stages; Has 30201 Blast hits to 17322 proteins in 780 species: Archae - 12; Bacteria - 1396; Metazoa - 17338; Fungi - 3422; Plants - 5037; Viruses - 0; Other Eukaryotes - 2996 (source: NCBI BLink).) — protein sequence MVVTSFSSAPPIFFLPGADAQFSSSNGRFAIPSSSLVKGLRRHQDAKLVGNRARVGVVRVLANPNVSPPPPPGKAKVKKEVIMVDPLEAKRLASKQMEEIKGREKQQRRREIEAINGAWAIIGLMIGLVIEAQTGKGILAQLAGYWSAVVHLFTPST from the exons ATGGTGGTGACGTCTTTCTCTTCAGCGCCGcctatcttcttcttacctGGAGCTGATGctcagttttcttcttccaatggAAGGTTTGCTAttccttcctcttctctcgT AAAGGGACTAAGAAGACACCAAGATGCAAAGTTGGTGGGCAACAGAGCCAGAGTTGGAGTAGTACGAGTCCTAGCGAACCCAAAT gtatctcctcctcctcctccaggAAAAGCAAAGGTAAAAAAAGAGGTAATCATGGTAGACCCTCTTGAGGCTAAGCGGTTAGCTAGTAAGCAAATGGAAGAGATTAAAGGCAGAGAAAAGCAACAG AGAAGGCGTGAAATAGAGGCTATTAACGGAGCATGGGCAATCATAGGACTCATGATAGGGCTGGTGATCGAAGCTCAAACGGGGAAGGGTATTCTGGCTCAG TTGGCTGGTTATTGGTCTGCAGTTGTCCATTTGTTCACTCCATCAACTTAG
- a CDS encoding uncharacterized protein (unknown protein.), translated as MVVTSFSSAPPIFFLPGADAQFSSSNGRKGLRRHQDAKLVGNRARVGVVRVLANPNVSPPPPPGKAKVKKEVIMVDPLEAKRLASKQMEEIKGREKQQRRREIEAINGAWAIIGLMIGLVIEAQTGKGILAQLAGYWSAVVHLFTPST; from the exons ATGGTGGTGACGTCTTTCTCTTCAGCGCCGcctatcttcttcttacctGGAGCTGATGctcagttttcttcttccaatggAAG AAAGGGACTAAGAAGACACCAAGATGCAAAGTTGGTGGGCAACAGAGCCAGAGTTGGAGTAGTACGAGTCCTAGCGAACCCAAAT gtatctcctcctcctcctccaggAAAAGCAAAGGTAAAAAAAGAGGTAATCATGGTAGACCCTCTTGAGGCTAAGCGGTTAGCTAGTAAGCAAATGGAAGAGATTAAAGGCAGAGAAAAGCAACAG AGAAGGCGTGAAATAGAGGCTATTAACGGAGCATGGGCAATCATAGGACTCATGATAGGGCTGGTGATCGAAGCTCAAACGGGGAAGGGTATTCTGGCTCAG TTGGCTGGTTATTGGTCTGCAGTTGTCCATTTGTTCACTCCATCAACTTAG